From a single Thermococcus sp. genomic region:
- a CDS encoding OadG family protein translates to MAEFMEGLNITALGVTVVFAVLTILALVLYFVGWLERRLIEREEAAAPVPAPSEVKEVEEEKPTIPPKDLAVITAAILAYTAEKASQLRPLPFRRKVSDAWRLYGVQSTMEEVEDFNYELGKW, encoded by the coding sequence ATGGCAGAGTTCATGGAGGGCCTGAACATCACAGCCCTCGGAGTGACGGTGGTCTTCGCCGTCCTCACAATTTTAGCACTGGTGCTCTACTTCGTCGGCTGGCTGGAGAGGCGGCTTATTGAGAGGGAAGAAGCCGCCGCGCCGGTTCCGGCGCCCTCCGAAGTCAAAGAGGTCGAAGAGGAGAAGCCGACCATACCCCCGAAAGACCTCGCGGTCATAACGGCAGCCATACTCGCGTACACGGCGGAAAAGGCCTCGCAGCTCAGACCTCTGCCGTTCAGGAGGAAAGTTTCAGACGCCTGGCGCCTCTACGGCGTCCAGTCAACAATGGAGGAAGTTGAAGACTTCAACTATGAACTTGGGAAGTGGTGA